The following are encoded together in the Pedobacter sp. D749 genome:
- a CDS encoding S9 family peptidase, translating to MKSILAIFLLIISLSCFGQKNKNTLMSLLGTMPNPPKLFVDTLEKINIENGWRYKIRYLSEDSSTVFHTPKDYITAYLFIPNHSFGTKLPAMIAIHQDGSRNYLGKAEPAGLAGDDDQHYGIELYKQGYVVICPDRFYHGNRRRISKPDTLTNLWYEESLQATEHWAGQLMSVGRSTIGKEVYDLERAMDVLYAMPVVDKNKVGAIGHSAGGNALAYFMFADTRVKIGVSSCGVFEMVDWFDEKAPSKRYAYTAIPGFLNTARTSDFVGLIAPRPFLMTRGLWEWAKDTEQNKANSTGHVKSTEKLYNEALSYYKKLKSADNLKVIYFDEDGGRHAFPPKVKKQVYTWIASYLK from the coding sequence ATGAAAAGCATTCTAGCTATATTTCTTCTGATTATCAGTCTTTCCTGCTTTGGACAGAAAAACAAAAATACCCTGATGAGTTTATTAGGCACAATGCCTAATCCACCAAAATTGTTTGTTGATACATTAGAGAAAATAAATATTGAAAATGGCTGGAGATATAAAATTCGTTATTTATCGGAAGATAGCAGTACGGTTTTTCATACACCCAAAGACTACATTACAGCTTATCTATTTATTCCAAATCATAGTTTTGGTACCAAATTACCGGCTATGATTGCTATACATCAAGACGGTAGTCGTAATTATCTTGGCAAAGCTGAACCGGCTGGCCTTGCAGGTGACGACGACCAACATTACGGTATAGAACTGTATAAACAAGGGTACGTGGTTATATGCCCTGATAGGTTTTATCACGGTAACCGAAGAAGAATTAGTAAGCCGGATACCTTGACTAATTTGTGGTATGAAGAGTCGCTGCAAGCAACAGAACATTGGGCTGGACAGCTTATGTCTGTAGGAAGATCTACAATCGGAAAGGAAGTATATGATTTAGAAAGAGCAATGGATGTGTTGTATGCCATGCCTGTGGTTGATAAAAATAAGGTTGGAGCTATCGGCCATTCTGCAGGTGGCAATGCTTTGGCATACTTCATGTTTGCCGATACTCGCGTCAAAATAGGTGTTTCATCCTGTGGCGTATTTGAGATGGTTGACTGGTTTGATGAGAAGGCGCCAAGCAAACGGTATGCGTATACGGCAATTCCCGGATTTCTAAATACAGCACGAACCTCTGATTTTGTGGGCCTGATTGCACCAAGACCTTTTTTAATGACCCGAGGACTTTGGGAATGGGCCAAAGATACTGAGCAGAATAAAGCAAACAGTACAGGCCACGTAAAATCTACCGAGAAACTCTATAATGAAGCATTATCTTATTACAAAAAACTTAAATCTGCTGATAATTTAAAAGTGATATATTTTGACGAAGATGGTGGACGCCACGCTTTTCCACCCAAGGTTAAAAAGCAAGTTTATACGTGGATTGCTTCTTATTTAAAGTAA
- a CDS encoding RNA polymerase sigma-70 factor codes for MKIFKGNKDDKLLNQIDDSSFRTLFEEFWKPLLAFCQYHINDDEVAMDIVQDIFCSLWRRKDSLHIETRMEYYLYRAARIKISDYYREKFKRESQNQCLLENFCESINNTEETILFKDLDHFVDGLVNRLPCRCKQVYTLSRNSGLTIPEIAEQLELSEKTVEAHLTKALRFLKTYLH; via the coding sequence GTGAAAATTTTTAAGGGTAATAAAGATGATAAATTACTGAATCAAATTGATGATTCAAGTTTTCGCACCTTGTTTGAAGAGTTCTGGAAGCCCTTACTTGCTTTTTGTCAATACCATATCAATGATGATGAAGTTGCTATGGATATTGTTCAGGATATTTTTTGTTCTCTTTGGAGGCGTAAAGATTCGCTTCATATTGAAACCCGGATGGAATACTATTTATATCGGGCAGCACGGATTAAAATCAGTGACTACTACCGTGAAAAATTTAAAAGGGAAAGCCAGAACCAGTGTCTGTTAGAAAATTTCTGCGAAAGTATTAACAATACAGAAGAAACTATTCTTTTTAAGGATCTGGATCATTTTGTCGACGGACTTGTGAACAGGTTACCATGTAGGTGCAAACAGGTGTACACGCTAAGTCGTAATAGTGGTTTAACTATACCCGAAATTGCAGAACAGCTTGAGCTTTCAGAAAAAACGGTAGAAGCACATTTAACCAAAGCATTGCGTTTTCTTAAAACTTATTTACATTAA
- a CDS encoding TlpA disulfide reductase family protein yields the protein MNILFKRILTIVPVALGCYGGPLLAQNGKYVLTGNLPTVKDKIYLGHEVGDKYAVIDSAKVVNGSFMFKGMVKQPGFYKLESKGLKNPILFILENAAIRVTKPDSLSQAVVSGSAAQDVYMGFYNGPWKAITAKAGDIYGRLDQAEKAGKKDTATRAGFDREFRSLDTLNIAAVKEYILKNPASAGSAAVIYDRFISYPNFPVAEAFFGLLTKNAQQSEIGEQINTALKTNAKTAKGKVAPAIAMPDKDGKIVKLSDFKGKYVLVDFWASWCGPCRRENPNVVAAYKKYHDKGFEILGVSLDSKKDAWLKAIATDGLTWTHVSDLQAWSNSAVKAYGVKSVPASFLLDPEGKVVGKDLRGEELNKTLADIFK from the coding sequence ATGAACATTTTATTTAAAAGAATATTAACGATAGTACCCGTGGCACTGGGATGTTATGGCGGTCCGCTATTGGCCCAGAATGGAAAATATGTGTTGACCGGTAATCTCCCTACCGTTAAAGACAAGATTTATCTTGGTCATGAAGTTGGGGATAAATATGCAGTTATAGATTCGGCGAAAGTTGTTAATGGTAGCTTTATGTTTAAAGGAATGGTTAAACAACCAGGATTTTATAAATTGGAAAGTAAGGGCCTGAAAAACCCGATACTTTTTATATTGGAGAATGCTGCTATCCGTGTGACCAAACCTGATAGTTTGTCTCAGGCGGTTGTTAGTGGATCTGCTGCGCAGGATGTATACATGGGCTTTTACAACGGTCCCTGGAAAGCAATCACTGCTAAAGCAGGAGATATTTACGGCCGGCTTGATCAGGCTGAGAAAGCGGGTAAAAAAGATACCGCTACCCGTGCAGGTTTCGACCGGGAATTCAGATCACTGGATACACTGAACATTGCAGCGGTAAAGGAGTATATCCTCAAAAATCCCGCTTCGGCCGGATCTGCAGCAGTTATTTATGACCGTTTTATCAGTTATCCTAATTTTCCGGTTGCCGAAGCGTTTTTCGGGCTGCTTACTAAAAATGCGCAGCAATCAGAAATTGGCGAACAAATTAACACCGCATTAAAAACTAATGCGAAAACCGCTAAAGGGAAGGTTGCCCCGGCCATTGCTATGCCTGATAAGGATGGGAAAATCGTAAAACTTTCTGATTTTAAAGGTAAATATGTACTTGTTGATTTCTGGGCAAGCTGGTGCGGTCCCTGCCGGAGAGAAAACCCCAATGTAGTTGCGGCTTACAAAAAATACCATGATAAAGGCTTTGAAATTTTAGGTGTATCCCTGGATTCAAAAAAGGATGCCTGGTTAAAAGCCATCGCAACTGATGGCCTCACCTGGACGCATGTGTCTGATCTGCAGGCCTGGTCAAACTCCGCCGTTAAAGCTTATGGGGTAAAATCTGTGCCGGCAAGTTTCCTGCTTGATCCGGAAGGTAAGGTAGTAGGTAAAGACTTAAGAGGAGAGGAACTGAACAAAACCCTGGCAGACATCTTCAAATAG
- a CDS encoding RagB/SusD family nutrient uptake outer membrane protein: MKNIFSNTIKLAVLASVLSFSSCKKFIDILPVGNGQIPTTLSDYEALIRDEYGNHRSDITQAVLLLNDKFETSSNLNYYPLYKANYNWNESADRIAFNNSDEGAYYNNYKGINTSNLIIEKAAGTTEGTEAQKAELIGQAKVLRAMDYDILANYYADTYEEANAATKLSVPLILSADIGAAYTQVSIKELYDFMLKDINEAIPALGATSATVLHPNLGSANALKARILLQMGRYADALAAANEALKYNDKLFDWTTFYNTYKTQIEAVNIYNNAPSPMGFNYVENYYFRHGASSNAGRESSIRVDRATRFEQGDARFASRWKLRTVGADTYYTSITTGYFNQGGLTTTEVYLIKAECQARLNDVPGAMSTLNAVRVKRIFAAKYVPLSASNTIEAVKLIQRTKGNELILGITPFADARRLNKDPNYAVTLSKTEAGQALTLAPNSHLWTMPFPQGASKNPGNGTIKQNVDK, from the coding sequence ATGAAAAATATATTTTCAAACACCATAAAATTAGCCGTTCTTGCTTCAGTATTGAGCTTTAGCAGCTGCAAAAAATTTATTGATATCCTTCCTGTAGGAAATGGCCAGATCCCTACTACGCTGTCAGACTATGAAGCCCTGATCCGCGACGAGTATGGTAACCACCGTTCAGATATCACCCAGGCAGTGCTCTTGCTCAATGATAAATTTGAAACCAGCAGCAACCTGAATTACTATCCGCTATACAAAGCCAACTATAACTGGAACGAATCGGCCGACAGGATTGCATTTAACAATTCAGATGAAGGTGCTTACTATAACAATTACAAAGGGATCAATACCAGCAACCTGATTATTGAAAAGGCAGCGGGAACAACAGAGGGGACGGAGGCACAAAAAGCGGAACTGATTGGACAGGCGAAAGTGCTGAGGGCAATGGATTATGATATTCTGGCCAATTATTATGCAGACACTTATGAAGAAGCAAACGCAGCCACCAAATTATCTGTGCCGCTGATTCTCAGTGCTGATATTGGTGCGGCGTATACCCAGGTATCGATCAAAGAACTCTATGATTTTATGCTGAAGGATATTAATGAGGCCATTCCTGCTTTGGGCGCCACCAGCGCAACCGTGCTGCATCCCAATCTTGGATCAGCGAATGCGCTGAAAGCAAGGATACTTCTGCAAATGGGCAGATATGCTGATGCACTGGCTGCTGCAAATGAAGCCCTGAAGTACAACGATAAACTGTTTGACTGGACAACATTTTACAATACCTATAAAACGCAGATAGAGGCTGTTAATATCTATAACAATGCGCCTTCGCCAATGGGCTTTAATTACGTGGAAAATTATTATTTCCGTCATGGTGCATCGAGTAATGCCGGACGGGAGTCGTCGATCCGCGTTGATCGCGCAACCCGTTTTGAACAGGGTGATGCAAGATTTGCCTCCCGCTGGAAACTCAGGACAGTAGGGGCAGATACCTATTATACCAGCATTACTACAGGTTATTTCAACCAGGGCGGTTTAACGACCACCGAAGTATACCTGATCAAAGCAGAATGCCAGGCACGTCTTAACGATGTTCCCGGTGCCATGTCTACATTGAACGCTGTGCGGGTGAAAAGAATCTTTGCTGCAAAATATGTACCGCTGAGCGCATCTAACACCATAGAGGCGGTAAAACTTATTCAGCGAACCAAAGGAAATGAGCTTATTTTAGGGATTACGCCTTTTGCTGATGCACGCCGCCTGAACAAGGATCCGAATTACGCCGTTACGCTGAGCAAAACAGAAGCCGGACAGGCCTTAACACTTGCTCCTAATTCCCACCTCTGGACGATGCCATTTCCACAGGGTGCTTCTAAAAATCCGGGTAATGGTACCATTAAACAGAATGTAGACAAGTAG
- a CDS encoding TlpA disulfide reductase family protein: MKLKIKISLLLILFTVCAGQAKAVSLPVTINGTVKGLPDGTRIDLVPGATHANEQPVATAVVSNGNFLLKGAIATEPRLYYLRTAGIGGQTSLVLQPGKIVVTAMAKLTGSAENKYYEFTDLVVKGSEANNQYVKKIAPKNELNALYIANQEANKEVVTRRNQAYAAKDTTLLKSIIESPAWKKAMADESQFFKQAQRNLRKIVTDNKDSFWGPLLALDIYSYFTPEDKIMYAELSPAAQKSYYGKILGDLINPVGFKGQQAPLLNAKNEAGQAAEIGVLKKGHQYVLVDFWASWCVPCRKSIPALKKVYADYRDKGLQIVSISIDKKEGDWLKAQQEEKLPWPSFLDHGATANAWKVQAIPAMFLLDEQGKVVLENMSLEEVITKLKAI; the protein is encoded by the coding sequence ATGAAACTGAAAATTAAGATTTCACTGCTGCTGATACTTTTTACCGTATGCGCTGGACAGGCAAAAGCAGTATCCTTACCAGTTACCATCAATGGTACGGTAAAAGGGCTGCCTGATGGCACGCGTATCGATCTTGTTCCGGGTGCTACACATGCAAATGAGCAGCCTGTGGCAACAGCTGTGGTCAGTAACGGTAATTTTCTGCTGAAAGGAGCAATTGCTACAGAACCAAGACTGTATTATCTGCGGACTGCAGGCATTGGCGGACAAACCTCATTGGTGCTGCAACCCGGGAAGATTGTTGTTACAGCCATGGCTAAACTGACGGGCAGTGCAGAAAACAAATACTATGAGTTTACTGATCTTGTAGTAAAAGGCAGCGAAGCAAATAATCAGTACGTGAAAAAAATAGCGCCCAAGAATGAGCTCAACGCGCTTTATATTGCTAACCAGGAGGCAAATAAAGAAGTGGTGACCAGGCGAAACCAGGCATATGCGGCAAAAGATACCACATTGCTCAAATCGATCATAGAGAGCCCGGCCTGGAAAAAAGCAATGGCTGATGAATCTCAGTTCTTTAAGCAGGCGCAGAGAAATCTGCGCAAAATTGTGACCGACAATAAAGATTCTTTCTGGGGGCCGCTACTTGCACTTGACATCTACAGTTATTTCACCCCGGAAGACAAAATTATGTATGCGGAGCTTTCGCCTGCAGCGCAGAAAAGTTACTATGGTAAAATCCTGGGCGATTTGATTAATCCCGTAGGTTTTAAAGGTCAGCAGGCACCTTTGCTGAATGCGAAAAATGAGGCCGGGCAGGCTGCGGAAATAGGAGTGTTAAAAAAAGGACATCAATACGTGCTGGTCGATTTTTGGGCCTCCTGGTGTGTGCCATGCCGTAAATCTATTCCCGCTCTGAAAAAAGTGTATGCAGATTATAGGGATAAAGGCCTGCAAATCGTTAGTATTTCGATTGATAAAAAAGAGGGCGACTGGTTAAAGGCACAGCAGGAAGAAAAATTGCCATGGCCAAGTTTCCTGGATCATGGTGCAACGGCCAACGCCTGGAAAGTACAGGCTATCCCTGCCATGTTTTTGTTAGATGAGCAGGGAAAAGTAGTATTGGAAAACATGAGCCTTGAAGAAGTAATTACCAAGTTAAAAGCGATATAG